From Vitis vinifera cultivar Pinot Noir 40024 chromosome 3, ASM3070453v1, the proteins below share one genomic window:
- the LOC104878906 gene encoding copper transporter 4 yields MASSGGPMPVLPTEKAVAHTSFWVGTNVMVLFPGWPGNYILLHYYLALLLVFVLALLTPICGMCSMPANKQMAPMTLLLYAMRHGLRKCLFYLVVLSVVTFNVGVFLAAIAGHVIGYFALSACMLYHHRTTTDTKV; encoded by the coding sequence ATGGCTTCCTCTGGCGGTCCCATGCCAGTGCTGCCCACCGAGAAGGCAGTGGCACACACAAGCTTCTGGGTCGGGACCAATGTGATGGTCCTGTTCCCTGGATGGCCTGGTAATTACATCCTCTTGCATTACTACTTGGCTCTACTTCTGGTCTTTGTGCTTGCCCTCCTTACTCCGATTTGTGGAATGTGTTCCATGCCTGCCAACAAACAGATGGCCCCTATGACCCTGCTTCTCTACGCCATGAGGCATGGCCTGCGCAAGTGCCTTTTCTACTTGGTGGTGCTCTCGGTCGTCACCTTCAATGTTGGAGTTTTCCTTGCAGCTATCGCTGGACATGTGATAGGCTACTTTGCCCTCTCTGCATGTATGCTCTATCATCATCGCACTACAACTGATACCAAAGTCTGA